A single genomic interval of Wolbachia endosymbiont of Diaphorina citri harbors:
- the mutM gene encoding bifunctional DNA-formamidopyrimidine glycosylase/DNA-(apurinic or apyrimidinic site) lyase, with protein sequence MPELPEVEVISNFLFDKIKNKKISNVTVNNWNLRVPITKNIDDLLKGKVINDIKRRGKYIISNIDASMAVIIHLGMSGKLIYAEDNQAQNKHDHVIFLFSDNTSVIFNDPRRFGLVIVLNREQELNFFNNLGIEPLTDEFDGHYLQKLLKNRKANIKSVLMNNKLIVGVGNIYASESLFRARISPLRLAQDLTYIECEKLAIEIKNTLSDAIAAGGSTLKDYAQPSGSAGYFQNNFYVYGKVQKPCRICNNIITLIRQNGRSTYFCNACQN encoded by the coding sequence ATGCCGGAACTCCCAGAAGTGGAAGTAATCTCTAACTTCTTATTTGATAAAATCAAAAATAAGAAAATAAGTAATGTTACAGTCAATAATTGGAATTTGCGTGTACCAATAACGAAGAATATTGATGATTTGCTAAAGGGCAAAGTTATAAATGATATCAAGCGTAGAGGTAAATATATAATCTCGAATATAGATGCTAGTATGGCTGTAATCATACACCTTGGCATGAGCGGAAAGCTTATATATGCTGAAGACAATCAAGCACAGAACAAACATGATCATGTGATATTCTTATTTTCTGACAACACTTCGGTAATCTTTAATGACCCAAGAAGGTTTGGATTAGTGATTGTTTTAAACAGAGAGCAAGAACTAAATTTTTTTAATAACCTAGGAATAGAACCCCTCACAGATGAATTTGACGGACATTATTTACAGAAGTTGCTAAAGAACAGAAAAGCAAATATCAAATCAGTATTAATGAATAATAAGCTAATAGTTGGCGTAGGTAACATATATGCTTCTGAGAGCTTATTTAGAGCTCGCATATCACCACTTAGGCTAGCACAAGATTTAACATATATAGAGTGCGAAAAACTTGCTATCGAAATAAAAAATACTCTGAGTGATGCAATTGCTGCTGGTGGTTCAACACTGAAAGATTATGCACAGCCATCTGGATCTGCTGGATACTTTCAAAATAACTTTTACGTATATGGTAAAGTGCAAAAACCTTGCAGAATCTGCAACAATATCATAACACTTATACGACAAAATGGTCGTAGCACTTATTTTTGCAATGCATGTCAGAATTAA